Part of the Marasmius oreades isolate 03SP1 chromosome 5, whole genome shotgun sequence genome is shown below.
TCCCTATTCCCCAGCGCTACTATTCTCCACATAGGATACGCGCCACCTACAAAGCTCGATTGGAGGCAGCAGACCTTTGGTCCCTACCTGGTGTAGAACAGGAAGACGCAAAGAAGACAAATTTCCGAAATCTCAAGCCTCGGAAAATCGAAGATCCTGGACCCCAGCATATATTTGCGAAAGTTTTTGAGCGGGAAAAGGTGACATTTCTTCTCAGCACCCTATGTCGATAATATTCATGTCCGCGCTATTCAGGTCTTAGAAAAAGCGCGCACCATTCTCGAACTCTTCAATCGCCTGCTTGGGAATAAGGCGTATTTTGGCGGTGATAGGTATTCATTGAACTAACAACTTCAACTTTTGTTTGATCGCTTACCGTCTCTCCGTAGCCCTACTCTACTCGACATAACTGTTGCCGCGCATTTGCTACTGTTATTAGTCCCACCGTTCCCGGACCCGCTTCTCCAAGGTTTAATCAACACGTCCTTCCCTTCGTTAGTTATTCACGCGGATCGCATGCGCAAAGATGCTTTAAACATGTCAAACCTCCGCAAGAGCATGCGCACGTCCTCTTTCGAAGATGTTTGGCTCCAACGTTTGCGGTTCGGATTTTTTGGCGTCGCTTTGGGGGGTATTGCTGCATATACCATCTACTCCAAATGAGCGACATGCGTATTATTGTTATCGCCCAAGTAATAGATGGCTTCTCAAATGGGTTAGATCTACAGGAGACATACAATACTGGCCTGGAGTACGACAGGGGTATAAACCAAACATAGGAAAGGTAACAACCAGATATTGAGGGCTTGCCAATCCCAAAGTAACTGTTGTAAGTTCTCCATGTTAAATAACCACCCCACACCAAACCCGAAGTATAGAGCATACTTGACGAATCGCAAAGGTAAAGAGGTAGAAGGTGAGGATAACGAAAGAGGCAGTCCCAATATAGCCGCCAACGTCGCTGATAGTGAAAAGTTGAGCACGGCTATAATAGAAATCACGGTTGACGTGAAGCAAAGACTCAGAGCCTTCAATACCGCGGCAAGGGGCGCGATTCGTTCCGCTGGTTTAGGAGCTGATACAAGTATCAACGGCGATACAAAGATGATCAAACATAGTGCGACCATTTTCGGCTAGAAAATAGGTCAGCAAACCCGTGTCGTGCATATTGTTCTACTCTTACCACACTATCCACCAAGCCGCTAGTAATTGCAAGGTAGACAATACCTCCGAGTGCATGTGTAGGCAACATGTATTTCAGAATGACGGCCAATACAGGCCGGGTTCGGTGGGTTTTCGCCGCCTCAACCCAAGCTTTCAGTCCGGCGAACATCATTGCGACACTAATGGCGATCCCACTCGGAAGATAACTTCCAATTTTAAGGAATCTTTCGGGGCCTGTCATGATGTAGAAGAAAAACGAGGCGTGTAACCGCTCTAAGAGATTATTCGTGGTCCGCAATGTGGATTCAACGATGCTGGAATTCGTAAGTAAGTAGATGTCAATAAAAGACAAGGGTTCAAAGGTTACTTACCCGCCTAACGCGTGGAAACCGTGGGGTCCGGCTGCAGGCAAAGCAAAGATTGTGAAGGCATCTATACGAAACCTACGGGAATAAGGAGTTGATTTGGTTTGAGTTCAACATCACTTACTGGTGAAACAGCCCATGAACACCACTCCCGCGGCCACTAGCCTGATACCGAAAATGGCGATAGACGTTTCGAGCCTGATACGCGTACGTTATTAGATCATGATCATCACGCAGAAAACCAGGTATCCATTGAGGTAAAATATCGTTTCGTAATTCAGGATAATCTCTTGGGTCAAGGTGATCATAGATAATGACAGGAACACCTGCTCTGTACTGTGCAATGCGTTGGAACGAATTGAGGAGATCTTGGTTAGGTAAGCGGCCATTCAAGCCCTCTGAGGATGATATTGAGTGCAGGCAGTGGATTGGGTTTCGTCACGCACCATGGAACATGCCCAGATGAGAAAAGGAGTGTCCTGGATAGTCAATGCAGAGAGCGGTCCATATTACCCCAGACGACAACATGAGCGGTTCAGTGATGAGATCTATGGCCAAATTAATGACCAGAGTTTTCTAGGGACATGGATACAAACTCGTTTGAGTGGAGCCATGATATGCGTTCAGCCACGCATGCATCCCGTCTAGATGGCCATCACTAAGCACAAAAATGAGGTCTTTGGCCCATAACGAGTACTCTGAGATTGATTTAGTGTCGTTGAAGTGGCACCACGGGCGAAACGTACGCTTAAGAAATTTCGCCAGTGCGAGAACCATGGCCACGCCTCGCAAGTTTAATTGTCCAGATCCTTCATCAACTCGACTTATCCAGGACGCACTAACGACCATCGCTTCCACTCCCGACGCTCTAGGAGACGAGAACATAGCGTAGACATTCTTGCCTTGGGCGTTCTTCTAAATTAAATGTCAGAGATGTCCGTTTCTGCCTCGTCGTTGACAATTACCTTCGACAGAGTCGTGAACTTATATTTCTGAGAAGCAGCCGGAAGTCCCATCTTTCGGAACTCATCAAGCAGGAAGGACACTCGCCTAGAGTGCTATTATATAAGTAAGGAGGAAGGCGGGACGGTCGGAATTGCTGGATCTCACTGCTCACTCGTGGCATTTGAATCGCGGAGTTGTTCCAGTCTTTCCAGATATCTATCAGCATTTCGAACGTCATCCCAGTTCCAGTAGGTGTTGACCTGCAAATTGAACGTCTACGGCGAGTAAATGGAAACGGAAAATCGGTGACGCACTTGACCTGGTTGGAGGGCATTTTCGTCGATGTATGTTCCACGGCCTAGTTGAGATGACGGTATAGCGAGGAGCCAAAGATATCCAATCAGAAATAGGGATACACTGAACCAACGTAGTCAGGTTTCTAGAATACTAGTCACTAGCAAGTCGTTACGCACGTCAAAAGGCTGGCTCTCCGGCCAATCGCTGCCATTATAGCTCGCCTTCTCTTTATTCGAATGAGATTGACGTCTCCAGCCGGACGAAATATACGTAAAGGAAACTGTATAATGCGCAAAGGAAGTTGCGCCAAACGGTTCATGGCGGAGGAATTGAGCAACGCGTGTCACAACTCACTTGACTGTGACTTCTCCCTGTTCACCATCACTAGTACTGACAATACACGGGGGACTGTATCCTTAATCCTCGTGCTATGGCTcagaaacgaaaaagacGCGCATCCCCGTTGTCGAAAGGATTGGCTGTAGGCGAGGTGTTGAAACGCGATCATTTGGCCGGAAACGCCACTTCACCATGGGGCTGGGTTGGAATAGAAGTGGATGATCcttcacaaataatgcaggATCACCTTCTGACAGTATATGGACTCTCTTCAAGGAATAGACATTCCCGGTGTCCCAATAAATATGTCCCAGGGAAGAAGTGTAAGTCGACACCGAAAGAATCCGTCGCAAGAGGGGAAAACGAAGAAGACGTTATCATCATATCCGATAACGAGGAATCTCAGTGTAGCAAGAAGGACTGCAAAGGTAACCCTTTTTGTTTGAACTATCTTGGACAAGAGAAATGGGACGACGAAGGTGTGTTCTCTACGCTGTCAACGAGACGTACATTGAACAGCCCGCACAACACATTTAACTCCTAGACAAAGCAAGGAACATGTGGAGAGCTTCTGCCAATCTTGGTCCTGATCCTCACGTCTCAACAAGGAAAAGTGGAACACCTGTCGGACTCAAGGTGCAACTGCCGTTACTCTGTGGAGATCAAGGGCTTATGGGCTTGTAGAACCTGGGTGCTACCTGCTATGCGAATGCTTCACTTCAGGTCGAACTGCGAACACAAGTCATGTTCTATTCTCTGACAAAGCCTTTCTTAGGTGTGGTTTCGGGATGTCAATTTTCGAGCCGGGGTCTTCAGCTGTCGCTCTACTGAAGATTCAGAGGACAAGTTCATGGCATGGAAATTCTTCTGTTCTTATGCGACCATGAATTGATCGCAACACCCATAGGAATCTCCCATTTTTCAATTGCAAGTCACATTTACTGCGCTGCAAGAAAGCATTCAGAAGGCCTTCAATCCTACCAAgctcgtagaaagccttcaactTCGGACTTCCGAACAGCAAGATGCTCAAGAGTACGTCGCGCGAGATGATGTACAACCTATAGTTTCACATTTGCGAAAGATTCTCAAAGCTTTTCATGTCCCACCTCGATGCTGAGTTCAAGAAACAATCAGATGTGCGAGTTAGGTCTTTGGTGACTGATCAAGTGAGATCCACCAAGTACACTTTGTAGCGAGTTTTGCCAGCTGAGATCTTTCATTGTGAATAGTTCCAAGGCGAGCAAATTTATGGAACTGCTTGTTCCAACTGCCAGTATAAGTCTGAAACGACGTCTAACTTCTTGGAACTCGAAATAAATTTCCAGGTGAATGCCGGCTAGCCATCCGATACTTGCAGGCG
Proteins encoded:
- a CDS encoding uncharacterized protein (BUSCO:EOG092619GP), which translates into the protein MNRLAQLPLRIIQFPLRIFRPAGDVNLIRIKRRRAIMAAIGRRASLLTVSLFLIGYLWLLAIPSSQLGRGTYIDENALQPGQVNTYWNWDDVRNADRYLERLEQLRDSNATSEQRVSFLLDEFRKMGLPAASQKYKFTTLSKKNAQGKNVYAMFSSPRASGVEAMVVSASWISRVDEGSGQLNLRGVAMVLALAKFLKQYSLWAKDLIFVLSDGHLDGMHAWLNAYHGSTQTNLITEPLMLSSGVIWTALCIDYPGHSFSHLGMFHEGLNGRLPNQDLLNSFQRIAQYRAGVPVIIYDHLDPRDYPELRNDILPQWIPGFLRDDHDLITYAYQARNVYRHFRYQASGRGSGVHGLFHQFRIDAFTIFALPAAGPHGFHALGGIVESTLRTTNNLLERLHASFFFYIMTGPERFLKIGSYLPSGIAISVAMMFAGLKAWVEAAKTHRTRPVLAVILKYMLPTHALGGIVYLAITSGLVDSVPKMVALCLIIFVSPLILVSAPKPAERIAPLAAVLKALSLCFTSTVISIIAVLNFSLSATLAAILGLPLSLSSPSTSLPLRFVKYALYFGFGVGWLFNMENLQQLLWDWQALNIWLLPFLCLVYTPVVLQASIVCLL